One segment of Variovorax sp. V93 DNA contains the following:
- a CDS encoding universal stress protein: MLSTITLHLDHTERCEARTLLAARLARQHGSHLLGIVPTGVQAGAAALPQAPETAALMAAASLYQRRRAEAVAHVFRCRLRDAGSPPCEIRLVHGDPVDAVVDHGHGSDLVVVGQPDRQAAVDARARQLPEEVMLHAGRPVLVVPRAGRFDGALGRVLVAWDGGREAALSVHGALPLLRQASQVTVVSLLADGASASAGAPCPDDLDGWLLRHGIRADVDCGAAAGEIGEALLARASALAADLIVMGGYGHARARERILGGATRNVLARTRIPVLMAH, translated from the coding sequence ATGCTCTCGACGATCACCCTCCATCTCGACCACACCGAGCGCTGCGAAGCCCGCACCCTGCTCGCGGCCCGGCTGGCAAGGCAGCATGGCAGCCACCTGCTGGGCATCGTTCCCACGGGCGTGCAGGCCGGGGCGGCGGCCCTCCCGCAGGCCCCTGAGACCGCCGCCCTCATGGCCGCAGCTTCCCTGTACCAGCGCCGGCGGGCCGAGGCCGTCGCGCATGTCTTCCGCTGCCGGCTGCGCGACGCGGGCTCGCCGCCGTGCGAGATCCGGCTGGTGCATGGCGACCCCGTGGATGCCGTCGTCGACCACGGCCACGGCAGCGACCTGGTCGTGGTCGGCCAGCCGGACCGCCAGGCGGCGGTGGACGCCCGGGCGCGGCAACTGCCCGAAGAGGTCATGCTGCATGCGGGCCGGCCCGTTCTCGTCGTGCCGCGCGCGGGGCGCTTCGATGGCGCGCTGGGCCGGGTCCTGGTGGCCTGGGACGGCGGCCGGGAGGCGGCACTCTCGGTGCACGGCGCGCTGCCGCTGCTGCGCCAGGCCAGCCAGGTCACGGTGGTGTCGCTGCTGGCGGACGGCGCCAGCGCATCGGCCGGCGCGCCCTGCCCCGACGACCTGGACGGCTGGCTGCTGCGGCACGGCATTCGCGCCGATGTCGACTGCGGCGCGGCAGCCGGGGAAATCGGCGAGGCCCTGCTGGCGCGCGCGTCGGCCCTGGCGGCCGACCTGATCGTGATGGGCGGCTATGGGCACGCCCGGGCGCGAGAGCGCATCCTGGGGGGCGCCACGCGCAATGTCCTGGCGCGAACCCGCATCCCCGTCCTCATGGCCCATTGA